Genomic segment of Streptomyces sp. NA02950:
GGTTGCCGTGGCATAGCTGTGCCGGTGGAAGTAGCTCTTGAGTCCGGTGAGGAATGCCTCGATGCCCGTGTACTCGACCAGTTGCCGGATCAGGGCGGCACCCTTGGCGTAGGTGATGTGGTCGAAGTTCGCCTGCACCTCCTCGATGTCCTCGACAGCGAAGATCACCGGGTGCGTCGATGGGAGTCCATCCTGTGCGTAAGCCCACGCCTTCTTCGTCGAGGCGAACAACGCCCAGGTGTCGGAGAACTGCCCCAGCTCGTTCTGAGCCCACAAGGCCGCCCAGGTGGCGAATGCCTCGTTGAGCCACAGATCGTCCCACCAGCGAAGCGTGACCAGGTTGCCGAACCACATGTGCGCGCTCTCGTGCAGCAACATCGCATTGCGACGCTGCACGGCGTTGCGTGTCGCCTGGGCGCCATGGAGGAAGTCATCGACGGCGGTGATGCAGCCGGCGTTCTCCATCGCCCCGGCCCCGAACTCCGGGACGAAACAAACGTCCAACTTGGAGAAAGGATAGGGCTGACCGAAGTTGGTCTCGAAGAAGCGGAGACCGTCCTTGATCTGGGCAAAGAGTCCCTTGGAGTCCAAACGCGGTGCCAGAGAACGCCGGCAGTACAGGCCCAGGGGCACGGCGCCGGAGCTGCTGGAGAAGGTTGCGTGCGCCTCCACGAACGGCCCTGCGAGCAGGGCGATGTGATAGGTGCTCAGTGGAACGGTGGGTTCGAAGACATACCGGACCGCTCCGGAAGGAAGTGTGGTCCGGGAGATTACGGGAGAGTTCGACAGCGCCTTCCAACCGCGCGGCACCGTCACCGACAGGTGGAAGGAGGCCTTGAGACCGGGCTGGTCGAAGCAGGCGAACGCCCGGCGCGCATGAGTCGTTTGGAAGTGGCTGTACACATAGCACTCGCCGTCGGCCGGGTCGGTGAAGCGGTGCAACCCCTGGCTTCGTCCCGCATACGGGTAGACGGCCTCGACGGTGAGATCGTTTGTCTCGGCGAGTGGACCCAGACGAATCCCCTCGGCGAATCGATCAGCATCGGTCAGACGGCGCCCGTTGAGAACCGCCCCCATGACGTCCTGTGCAAGGCAGTCAATCCACGAGTGAGCTCCTGGCCTCCGGCAGGTAAACCTGATCGTGGAGCGGGTATGGAACACCGGCGCCGATGTTGCTGTGTCTTGCAGATCCACTTCGATGTGGTAGGAGCTCACGCGAAGCAGTTCACTCCGCGACTCGACGTCCGTACGGATCAGCGGAGAACTGCTCAGACCATCCCCCAAAGCATTGCGGACCGCTGCTGCGCAATCAAGGTAAAGATGTTCTAAAATGATCTCTGACGAAACGCAGAAGTACTCTTGCTGGAACCTAGGGGCAGGGAGTGGCGATGGACAAGAGCCAGATTTCGGCCATTGTGGCGGACGGGCACCGCGAGCCGTTGACACAGCTGCCGCTTTCCCTGGAGCGGGCGACCGAACTGGCGCAGTGCTACAAAGCCCTTGGTGACCCCGTCCGGCTGCGGCTGCTGTCCCTGATCGCCTCGCACCTCGACGGCGAGATCTGTGTCTGCGACTTGGTGGGCGCCTTCGACCTGGCCCAGTCCACCATTAGCCACCACTTGAAGATCCTTCGCGATGCCGGATTGGTCGAATCGCAGCGCCGCGGCACCTGGGTCTACTACTGGATCAGCCCCACGGCGCGCGAGACCCTCGGACCGGTCCTGGGGCTGCCCCCGTATGAGGCTGGATCGGCGTCCCACTAGGCGGCCGCCGTCGCTGAGCGTCACCGCAGGGACGAATTCGAGGTTTCCCTGAAGTTTCGAGCCGCCACTTCCCCTGCTTCGCGATCACGAGAAACACAGGGCCCTCTTGTTCAAGAAGATCACATACGCGACACCAGGGCGGACGCATTAATGTCCAACCGTAGATCGCTTCAAACCTCAGCGCCCAAACTTACTCAGAGGCACGTTTCCCTCGAAGTGCCTTCCTTGCCTTTTGCGACCAATTTCCGATATACGCCCGGGCTAATCACAGATTGTGATTGGCGAGTATTGGCCGGTTGACCCAACTTTTCAGATGGCATTACCGTCGGGGCGCTTCGCTATGACAACGGAGGCTGTGTGACGGGCTTCTCAGCCCCGCAACGTCGTTCTGACTGGTGCGCAACGGGAGGGCATGCAGTGATACGTTTCATCGCGCTGAGCGGATTCCTTGGTGCCGGCAAGACCACCACACTCATGGCGGCCGCACGCACCCTTGAGGAACAGGGTCGTCGTGTCGCCGTCATCACCAATGATCAAGGTGCCGACCTGGTCGACACCCAGCTCGCCCAGTCGCACGTGGACAGAGTTGGCGAGGTCACCGGCGGCTGTTTCTGTTGTCGCTTTGAAGACCTTGTGAGCGTCGCGCGGACGCTGGTCGACGACGGAAACGTCGACACCCTCCTCGCCGAGTCGGTCGGCAGCTGCACGGATCTGCAAGCCACAGTCGTGAACCCCATGAAGCGGTACTACGGGGACGAGTTCACCGTGGCCCCGCTGACCACCGTCGTCGAACCGGACCGGCACCGGGCACTCGCCACCGCTCTACGGCTCGAGGACACTGAATCGGACCTCTCCTATCTCTTCGGCAAGCAGCTGGAAGAGGCTGACGTCATCGCCTTGAACAAGATAGACACCCTGGTGCAAGCGGAGCGCCGAGAAATCACTGGCCGACTCGCCCAGCGTTATCCCCAGGCGAAAATAGTTGCGTACTCTGCGGCCACTGCCGAAGGGATTACGGACTTGGTGGACGCGTGGGGGAACGACACCGGGTCGGGCGCCGTGCTGGAGATCGACTACGATCGCTACGCCAACGCAGAGGCCCAACTCGCTTGGCTCAACCAGAGGTTCAGCAGCTCCAGCCCACAGGGATTCGTTCCCCAGACCTGGGCCACCGCCGCCCTGATGCACTTGTCGGCGCGAGCTGCTACCAAGGGCTGGACGATTGGACACGCCAAGGTGAGCGTGCGTTCTGGCACGGCGTTGACTAAGCTGAGCCTGATTTCCGCAGGGGCCGATCCGGTCGCCAACACCGCCCAGACGGAGCCCGTTCACAGCGCGGACATCCAGTTCAACGCCCGCGTGGTGTGCGACCCCACCGATCTGGACGCGGCCGTTCAGGATGCGGTTCGCGCGGCCGACGATGCCGCAGCCTGCATCAGTGTTCCGCTGGCAGCACCCACCGCCTTCCGCCCGGGGTACCCAGTACCCGTCCACCGTATCCAGGCGTAGTCCCGACGGCGCAGACCCCTCACACCGAGCCCGGCAGACCGGACACGGCACACACTGAGTGCCTTGGCATCGGGGCACTCGTCACAGCAGTGATCGGCTCTGCAATCGCAGCCGCACGACCTAGTGAACGGACACGGACCGCACCTGCCGGAGAACCCCGGCAGGCTACCGCCGGACTTGCAGCCCAGATTGCTCGCTCCGGAGCCCGTGTCCGGAGGCGTTTCAGCCGGTGGTTAGCCCGGTCCAGGCGTAAGCAACGTCAAGCGGTCCTGTCCCTGACCCGACGCCGTCGCCATCCGCACGCACCGAGGAGTTCTGTTGACCGCCACCGAGCACGACAGAGCCGAGCAGTCCGCCATAGCCGCCGACGCGCCCGGCACCCAGCCGCAGTTCGTCCCGGGCGGCACTCCGCCGCAGACTCCTCCGTTGATAGCCAAGGCCGCAGCCGAACTGGTCGGCACGGCGGCGCTGGTGGCGGTGGTGGTCGGATCCGGCATCCAGGCCACCGACCTGACCGAGGACGTAGGCCTGCAACTGCTGGCCAACTCCACGGCCACCGTCTTCGGCCTCGGCGTCCTGATCACCCTGTTCGGCCCGGTCTCCGGCGCACACTTCAATCCGGCTGTCACCCTGGCCGAATGGTGGACCGCACGCCGTGGCGGCCCCGGTGTCACTCTGCGCGAGGCAGCCATCTACGTCCCCGTCCAGATCGTCGGCGCGATCGCGGGCGCGATCCTGGCGGACGCGATGTTCGGCGAGCCCCTGGTCAAGTGGTCCACCCACGACCGCTCGGCGGGTCACCTCCTACTCGGCGAAGTCGTTGCCACCGCAGGTCTGATCCTGCTGATCTTCGGCCTGGCCCGTACCGGCCGGCTCCGCGTCGCCCCCGTCGCGGTCGCCTCTTACATCGGCGCGGCGTACTGGTTCACCTCGTCCACGTCCTTCGCCAACCCGGCGGTGACCATCGGCCGCGCCTTCACCGACACCTTCGCGGGCATCGCCCCCGGGCCGGTCCCGGCCTTCATCGCCATGCAACTCCTCGGCGCCCTGGCCGGGATGGCACTCGTGACCCTGATCTTCATGCCCGGCCGGAAAACCGCCGAGTGACCGCGTCACACGTGACCGCACCCCCGGAGTCCCGTTTCACTCACTTGGCCGTTCAGGCGACCGGTACCGCCTGCGGTCGCTTGGACGTGGCGCTTTCGTTCTTCTGGGCGGCGAGGTAGCGCTCGGCGTCCAGGGCTGCGGCGCAGCCGGTGCCGGCGGCGGTGATGGCCTGTCGGTAGGTGTATACGCCGGGCAGGCTGGTGTGCGTGGAGGGGGAGGCAACTTTGATGTAGCCCTCGCCGTCCAGGTCCAGTTGGCCGCGGAGGAGTTCGGTGCGCGGGTCATGGCCGATGGCCACGAACAGTCCGGTGACGGCCGGGTCCGTGGTGGTACCTGTCGTGGTGTCGCGCAGGGTGAGGACGGCTGTAGATGCCAGCAACTTCGCTGTCCCAGACGAAGGAGATCTTGGGGTGCTCCTGCATGGCTTTGGATGCGCGCAGGGTGTCGCGGCGGTGGATGATGGTGACGGATTTGGCGAAGCGGGAGAGGAAGGTGGCTTCTTCCATGGCGGTGTCGCCGCCGCCGATGACGGCGATGTGGTGCTCGCGGAAGAAGAATCCGTCGCAGGTCGCGCAGTACGACACGCCCCGTCCCGACAACTCGTCCTCGCCGGGCAGGCCGAGCTTGCGGTGCTGGGATCCGGTCGCGACGATGACCGTCTTGGCTCGGTGCACGGTGCCCGCCGCATCCGTCAGCAGCCTGATGTCGTCGGCGAGGTCGACGGCTGTGATGTCGTCGGCGATCAGTTCGGCACCGAAGCGTTCGGCTTGGCCCCGCATGTTGTCCATGGGTCGGGGCCCTGGATGCCGTCGGCGAAGCCGGGGAAGTTCTCGATCTCGGTGGTGGTCATCAGCGCGCCGCCCGCGGTGACGGAGCCTTCGAAGACCAGGGGCCTGAGCTGGGCGCGTGCGGTGTAGAGGGCGGCGGTGTATCCGGCGGGGCCGGAGCCGATGATGATGCCCTCGCGCACGTCGGAGGTCGTGGTGGCGGTGCCGGTCACGGACGTCACGCTTCCTGCTTGGCGTCGATCTCGGCGATGAGGGCCTGGATGCGGGTGTTGATCTCGTCGCGGATGGGGCGGACGGCCTCGACGCCCTTGCCCGCGGGGTCTTCCAGGGCCCAGTCGAGGTACTTCTTGCCGGGGAAGATCGGGCAGGCGTCGCCGCAGCCCATGGTGATGACGTAGTCGGACGCCTGTAGGGCCTCGGTGGTAAGGATCTTGGGCTTGTGGTCGGCGATGTCGATGCCGACCTCGGCCATGGCCTCCACGGCGGCGGGGTTGACCTGGTCGGCTGGGATGGATCCGGCGGAGCGGACCTCGATCCGGTCGCCCGCGAGGGCGGTGAGGAATCCGGCGGCCATCTGCGAGCGGCCCGCGTTGTGGACGCAGACGAACAGCACGGAGGCGAGCGGAGCGGCAGGCATGGGGTCTTCCTTCATCAAGCGGATCAACTGCACGGGGGCGTCGGTGGTTCAGGCGGGCAGGGAGGTCAGCAGGTCGGTGATGTGGGCGTCGATGTCGTCGCGGATCTGCCTCACGACGGCGATCGGGGCGCCGTCGGGGTCGGCGACGGGCCAGTCCAGGTAGCGGCGGCCCGGCACGACGGGGCAGGCGTCGCCGCAGCCCATGGTGATGACGATGTCGGCGGCCTGGACGACCTCGTCGGTCAGCGGCTTGGGGAACGCGTCGGCCACATCCGCACCCCGCTCGGTGAGGACCTGCGCGATGTGCGGCTCCACCTCGGCGGCCGGATGCGTGCCCGCGGAGGAGACGGTCACCCGCCCGGCGGCCCGCTGCTGAAGGAGGGTGGCCGCGAGCTGGGAGCGGCCGGCGTTGTGGCTGCACACGAACAGCACCCGCACCAGCCCGGAGTCCGGCGCGCTGTGGACGTGCGCGAGGGCGTCGAGGCGTTCGGCGGCGAGGCGCTCGGCCAGGACGACCAAGTGCGTGGTGACCCGCGCGGTCTCGGCCAGGCGCCGGTAGGAGTCGGCGAGCAGGCCCTGCACGGTCTCGGCCGAGAAGTGGCCTGCGTGCCGGGTGGTGAGCCGGGCCGCGCTGGTGGCCAGACGGGGGTCGGGCAGAAGGGGCGGTGAGGAGGTGGACATGGCGAGACCCTTCCGTCGGACCTATGGGTCAGCCCGGACTGGTATCAGTGTCGAGTGATGTGAGAGTATCAGCCCATGCTGACGTCAGTCGACACTGACCTGATCCGGGTGCTGGCCGACCCGCTCAGGCTCCAGATCGTGAACCTGCTGGCCCGCGAGACGCTGTGCACCACACACCTGGTGGAGGAGACCGGCGCCCGCCAGACGAACCTGTCCAACCACCTGAAGGTGCTGCGGGATGCCGGGGTGGTGGAGACCGAGCCGTGTGGCCGGTACGTCTACTACCGGCTCAGGCCCGACATCATCGAGTCCCTGGCAGACCAGTTCACCAAGCTCGCCGCGACCGCCCGCGCCACCGCCGCCGCCGAGACCAAGAGGGCCTGCCCGTGACCCGCACCGACACCCCCGCGACCGCGACGGCCGAGGAGTCCTCAGTCGTCGCCAAGCTCTCCACCCTCGACCGCTACCTCGCCGTATGGATCCTGGCCGCGATGGCCCTCGGCCTGGGGCTCGGCCGGCTGGTCCCCGGCTTGAACGACGCCCTGGCGAAGGTGGAGATCGGTGGGATCTCCCTGCCGATCGCGCTCGGCCTGCTGATCATGATGTATCCGGTCCTGGCCAAGGTCCGCTACGACAAGCTCGACGCCGTCACCGGCGACAAGCCGCTCATGATCTCCTCACTGGTCATCAACTGGATCCTCGGTCCGGCAGTGATGTTCGCGCTCGCGTGGATCTTCCTGTCCGACCTGCCCGAGTACCGCACCGGCCTGATCATCGTCGGCTTGGCCCGCTGCATTGCCATGGTCATCATCTGGAACGACCTGGCCTGCGGCGACCGGGAAGCCGCCGCGGTCCTGGTCGCTTTGAACTCGGTCTTTCAGGTCCTCGCGTTCGGCGTGCTCGGCTGGTTCTACCTCGGCCTGCTGCCCGGCTGGCTCGGCCTGGGTGACGGCCAGCACCTGGACATCTCGATGTGGAAGATCGCCCTGAACGTGGTCATCTTCCTCGGAATCCCGCTGCTCGCCGGGTTTTTGACCCGCCGCATCGGCGAGAGCAAGCTCGGGCGTGAGCGGTACGAGAACGGCTTCCTGCCGAAGATCGGCCCGTTCGCCCTCTACGGCCTGCTGTTCACGATCGTCATCCTCTTCGCCCTGCAGGGAAAGACGATCACCTCACAGCCGCTGGACGTCGCACGGATCGCAGTGCCGCTGCTGGTGTACTTCGCGCTGATCTGGTTCGGCACCTTCGTCCTCGGCAAGGCGATCGGCCTGGCCTACGACCGCACCGCCACCCTGGCCTTCACCGCAGCCGGGAACAACTTCGAGCTGGCCATCGCGGTCGCCATAACTACCTTCGGCGTCACCTCCGGCCAGGCCCTGTCCGGTGTCGTCGGCCCGCTGATCGAGGTCCCGGTGCTGGTGGCGCTGGTGTACGTCTCGCTGGCCTGGCGACGGAAGTTTAGGGCGCCTGTCGCGCCCTGATCGGTGCCGCATCAAGGCTGGAGATCGGTTGTCCCTTGGGTACCAACGGGCCTTCAGCGTCCTCGTGTCACTGCGCTCTTCCACGCCGCCAGTCGGGGGCAGCGCCAGGTTACGGACCTGCTGCTGGCCAGCCGACTCCCCATGATCTGCTCAGCGACGCCGGGATGAAGGCGCTCGCCTCGCAGCTCTGGGGCACCATCCAGGGTGCCGTCCAGACGCGCGACGGCGCCTTCGAGACCGCGCGGCTGTGTGTCGCCTGTCATCGAAGATCGCCGCGTGGGTGGCCCCGGAGCCGAAGGGCGGGCGCGCATCTCTCCCCCCACGGGGATCGCCTCCACTCGCGGGAACGACCATCCGGTGGAGGTCACAGGCCCGCGTGGTTGCCGCGAACGCCTCCGCATCCTCCGGCTCACTCCTGTCGTCGGAACAGACCTCCACGACCAAGCCGCAGCCGTCATCGAGCCAGGCGGGGAAGTCCGCGGTGTGCCGCGACGGCCGCGGGGACCGGGCCAGAAATGCCAGAATGGCCGCCCGAGAGAAAGGATCACGTGAAGGAGCCTTCGAACCTTAAGGACCAGGTACGGCCGCAGCCTTGTCTGGTGAGTCTCAGTCGAAGGCGTGGACGATCCTCTCGACAATGGCGTGCACGCCGCTCCAGTCAGCGAAGTCGCTCCGCTGCCCCCGTTGGGCAGCCCTGACCTTCTTCTGGAAGGCCTTCTGCACCAGCCTCTTGTGCTGCTTCGAGAGGGCACCGTGGGGGCGTTGCACCGTGGGCCCGTAGTTCTGCAGGTGGACTGGTGCCAACGAGCCGCCGAAAGTCAGGACGTCCTCGCCGAGATACATCTCCAGGGAACCGGCCACGCCGTTCAGATTGGTCAGTGACACCACTGAGGACGACGGACCGATGGTGGGGTAGCTGGCCAACATGGGCAGATCCGGATAGTGCAGAACCTGGCACCCTTCTGGCAGCTTTCGGCTCTTGAGCTTGGCAAGGGCTATGTGTGCAGCAGTGTCATTGTCGGCGATAGCCACGAAGCGGTTGGCGACGCCGGCCGCAATGAACGCAGACACCATCACCACAAGCGCGCCGGCGCTGCCCTGCGCGTCCGTTCCGGAGTAGTCGATGAAGCGTACGAACCCCACGAGGTGCGGATGGGTGGTCTGCATGGCCTGAGTGAGCAATCTGGAATCGGTGCTTCCCTCAGTCAGCACAATCAGCGGAGCATCAGCCGGCAGGGATGCGAGTTGCCGCATGCGCGTCGGTCCCGCAACGGGCTGGACTGGGTCCATATGGACGCAGCATCCGGTCAACTCGCTGAGATCCAGCCCAACTCGTGTCTCGTCGGGGGCCTGGTCCAGAAGCAGTCGTATCAGGCTGCGAACCTCAACAATGCCGCGGAGCTCGTCGACGTCTTGAACGGTCTCCACGAACTGATTTTCGTACTGGAGGTACTCCCCGATCGTTTCGAAAGACTTCCTGTGTGGTCTGACCGCTCTCCCGATGCCCGCCAGCAGATCAGCGGACTCACGTGGTTCCCGGGTTCGAGGCTCCCTCACCCACTCGTCCTTCGCCGCTTCCTCCCGTTCGTCTTCGTAGCTCTTGCGCCACTGCAAGAGACCCTCCGCCAGGTCGGCCTGCGCCCGCCGCGAGGTGAAGCCTTGCACGTCCAGACGCTGCCGCAGCGCGTGGGCGGTGGTGAAGTACCCGAACTTTCCCTCGCCCGTCGCTTCATTCGGAGCGACACACTCTCGTTCAGCCTCGTCGAATAGTGCCGCCAGCTGCTCGTCGTAGTGGTTGCGGAAGTAGAAGAACTGACAGTCCCCGACTACGAGATATGAGTAATGCCCCATCCAGCAAGGCTCCCATCCTCGCCACTTCGTCGTGGCTCAAATTCCATGGGCTGTGGGCGGGGAACATCGTCGTCAGCAGGATGCCTGGGCTCCGGAGAAGAGCGAAGACCAACGGCAACACCACCCGAGACGTAAGGACTTCTGGATCTACGCTGCACAGAACACCCTGCCGCCTGGCTCACAGCTCCACCGTGGCGGAATCCACCCAGCGGGCCAGGACACTGAAGGCCGCCAGCTGCTCCAGCGCCTGGTGTTCCGGCAGCTCGGGCAAGCCGTCCTCGTGGCTGTTGGGATTGCGGATCCCCGCGTAACACCCATCGGCGAAGGACATGGCGCCGCGGTGAAGGCTGCGGAAGGTGTCGCTGCCGTCATCGGCCGTGATCCGCAGCCGGGGCTGGCCGGGCTTGGGCGGGTCCTGGGAGAAGACGCTCTTGAAGAGGTTGGTCTCGCTCACGTCGCGGCGTACGACCTTGTTCTGCGTCTCGGCGTTGACTTTCCTGGCGGCCGCGGTGACCGCTTCGCGGAAGTGGCCGCTCTGCCACAACGACCGCGCCCCATCCCACACCCACGGATGCATCATGGCGGCACTGATCTGGGGCGCGTCATCACCGAGGCGTTCCCTGATCTCCGTGTCACGCACAAGGACGACATCAGCCCGCTGGACCGCCTCGCGGTGCTGGCACCAACGATTGACCCGCTTGTTGCGCTCGCTGGGGACTTCCGTCCGCCACCGTGGCAGCACACGGTCCAGGATCCGCTCCACCACCTGTGCGCTGGCGACGATCTCGTCCTGCGTGCCACGGTTCGCCCGACTACTGCTCAAGTTGGTGGTCCCGGGAGGGTCGGGCGGCCGGTACAGCTCCGTCAGTTCCAGGAAACCCGTGAGCTGTTCGCGGGCCCAGTCAATGTCGATGCCCATCAGAGCATCATCCCCGTCAGCACCGACATCACACTGCTCCTTTCCCGCGCCCCCTGGCGGATCACGGATACGGCGGGTGGACGTCAGACGATAGCCGGGCTGCGCCGTTCGATGAGCAGCACGTCGCGCCATGTGCCGTGGTGGCGGCCGATGCGTTCGCGGGTGCCGATAATCCGGAACCCGGCACGCTGGCGCACGGCGAGGCTGGTGGTGTTCTCGGGGAAGGTGCCGGACTGGATGGTCCAGATCCCTGCCGCCTCGGTGGAGTCGATGAGTGCCTTGAGCAGCGCGGAGGCGATGCCACGTCCACGGGCGCCGGGGTCGACGTACACCGCGTGCTCGCTCACGCCGGCATCGGCGCAGCGGCTGGAGGCCTTGGTGGCCGCGATCCAGCCGAGGACCGCTCCGCTCGCGTCGAGCGCGGCGAAGCGGTGGCCGGGGAGTTTGGCCGCGTCGAAGGTGTCCCAGGCGGGGGCGGTGGTCTCGAAGGCTGCGTTGCCTTCGTCGATGCCCGGCTGGTAGGTCGCCAGCACCTGCTCGGCGTGCTGTGCCGTCAGCGGCACGATCAGCGGACCCACAGCCCCGTTGCTCATCGCTCCCCCGTTGATTCCGCTTCCGTCAGGCAGTAGCCGGCGATGCGATCAGCTGGCCCATGGCCGCAAGCACGGAGGGCTCGACCCGGTAGTACACCCAGGTTCCGCGCCGCTGGGAGGTCAGCAGCCCGGTCTCCTTGAGCTTCTTCAGGTGATGGGAGACGGTCGGCTGGGAAACGCCGACGTCGGAGATGTCGCACACGCATGCCTCGCCGCCCTCGTGCGAGGCGATGGCGGAGAACAGCCGCAGCCGGACGGGGTCGCCGAGCGCCTTGAACATCGGCGCGGCTGTCTCGGCCTCCTCGGCGGTGAAGGGGCGCTCGGCCAGCGGCGGGCAGCATGGCGCTACCACCGGGCCGGTTTCCGTATCGAGCTGCGGCATCGCTTGCGCGTTCGACATGCGTCTATGTTGACACACATCGAATCAGGCAGGCAGGGGCCGATGACCTCGGGCTGCAGCCGGGGCCCGGCCATCTGGCCGGAGGTTCTCCACCTCCACCGGCCCCAGAGCTGCCTCCGCAGGGCGCGCGCGGCGGCCAGTCCGCACTGGCTGCCGCCGACTCGCCGCGACGGCGACGCACTACTCCACCCATTGATTCGACAAACGTCTATGTTGACGTTTGTCGAATCAGTGCGCATGCTGGTGGCGGAAGCCATCGACGGATGTCGAAATACGCGAGGAGTCGCCGTGACCGTGCCCGCCGCTGCGAAGCTGCCCGTTGTCGTGATCGGAGCCGGGCCGATCGGCTTGGCCGCCGCCGCCCACCTGATCGACCAGGACATCGAGCCCCTGGTTTTGGAGGCCGGACCGGCCGCCGGAGCCGCGGTGCGCGAGTGGTCGCACGTGCGGC
This window contains:
- a CDS encoding TIGR02391 family protein, with the translated sequence MGIDIDWAREQLTGFLELTELYRPPDPPGTTNLSSSRANRGTQDEIVASAQVVERILDRVLPRWRTEVPSERNKRVNRWCQHREAVQRADVVLVRDTEIRERLGDDAPQISAAMMHPWVWDGARSLWQSGHFREAVTAAARKVNAETQNKVVRRDVSETNLFKSVFSQDPPKPGQPRLRITADDGSDTFRSLHRGAMSFADGCYAGIRNPNSHEDGLPELPEHQALEQLAAFSVLARWVDSATVEL
- a CDS encoding arsenate reductase ArsC is translated as MPAAPLASVLFVCVHNAGRSQMAAGFLTALAGDRIEVRSAGSIPADQVNPAAVEAMAEVGIDIADHKPKILTTEALQASDYVITMGCGDACPIFPGKKYLDWALEDPAGKGVEAVRPIRDEINTRIQALIAEIDAKQEA
- a CDS encoding HEPN/Toprim-associated domain-containing protein produces the protein MGHYSYLVVGDCQFFYFRNHYDEQLAALFDEAERECVAPNEATGEGKFGYFTTAHALRQRLDVQGFTSRRAQADLAEGLLQWRKSYEDEREEAAKDEWVREPRTREPRESADLLAGIGRAVRPHRKSFETIGEYLQYENQFVETVQDVDELRGIVEVRSLIRLLLDQAPDETRVGLDLSELTGCCVHMDPVQPVAGPTRMRQLASLPADAPLIVLTEGSTDSRLLTQAMQTTHPHLVGFVRFIDYSGTDAQGSAGALVVMVSAFIAAGVANRFVAIADNDTAAHIALAKLKSRKLPEGCQVLHYPDLPMLASYPTIGPSSSVVSLTNLNGVAGSLEMYLGEDVLTFGGSLAPVHLQNYGPTVQRPHGALSKQHKRLVQKAFQKKVRAAQRGQRSDFADWSGVHAIVERIVHAFD
- the arsB gene encoding ACR3 family arsenite efflux transporter — translated: MTRTDTPATATAEESSVVAKLSTLDRYLAVWILAAMALGLGLGRLVPGLNDALAKVEIGGISLPIALGLLIMMYPVLAKVRYDKLDAVTGDKPLMISSLVINWILGPAVMFALAWIFLSDLPEYRTGLIIVGLARCIAMVIIWNDLACGDREAAAVLVALNSVFQVLAFGVLGWFYLGLLPGWLGLGDGQHLDISMWKIALNVVIFLGIPLLAGFLTRRIGESKLGRERYENGFLPKIGPFALYGLLFTIVILFALQGKTITSQPLDVARIAVPLLVYFALIWFGTFVLGKAIGLAYDRTATLAFTAAGNNFELAIAVAITTFGVTSGQALSGVVGPLIEVPVLVALVYVSLAWRRKFRAPVAP
- a CDS encoding GTP-binding protein, which produces MIRFIALSGFLGAGKTTTLMAAARTLEEQGRRVAVITNDQGADLVDTQLAQSHVDRVGEVTGGCFCCRFEDLVSVARTLVDDGNVDTLLAESVGSCTDLQATVVNPMKRYYGDEFTVAPLTTVVEPDRHRALATALRLEDTESDLSYLFGKQLEEADVIALNKIDTLVQAERREITGRLAQRYPQAKIVAYSAATAEGITDLVDAWGNDTGSGAVLEIDYDRYANAEAQLAWLNQRFSSSSPQGFVPQTWATAALMHLSARAATKGWTIGHAKVSVRSGTALTKLSLISAGADPVANTAQTEPVHSADIQFNARVVCDPTDLDAAVQDAVRAADDAAACISVPLAAPTAFRPGYPVPVHRIQA
- a CDS encoding MIP/aquaporin family protein: MTATEHDRAEQSAIAADAPGTQPQFVPGGTPPQTPPLIAKAAAELVGTAALVAVVVGSGIQATDLTEDVGLQLLANSTATVFGLGVLITLFGPVSGAHFNPAVTLAEWWTARRGGPGVTLREAAIYVPVQIVGAIAGAILADAMFGEPLVKWSTHDRSAGHLLLGEVVATAGLILLIFGLARTGRLRVAPVAVASYIGAAYWFTSSTSFANPAVTIGRAFTDTFAGIAPGPVPAFIAMQLLGALAGMALVTLIFMPGRKTAE
- a CDS encoding helix-turn-helix transcriptional regulator, with translation MDKSQISAIVADGHREPLTQLPLSLERATELAQCYKALGDPVRLRLLSLIASHLDGEICVCDLVGAFDLAQSTISHHLKILRDAGLVESQRRGTWVYYWISPTARETLGPVLGLPPYEAGSASH
- the pepN gene encoding aminopeptidase N, with the protein product MSTARGARPPQWPKSGSCPSPLPAPRFQQEYFCVSSEIILEHLYLDCAAAVRNALGDGLSSSPLIRTDVESRSELLRVSSYHIEVDLQDTATSAPVFHTRSTIRFTCRRPGAHSWIDCLAQDVMGAVLNGRRLTDADRFAEGIRLGPLAETNDLTVEAVYPYAGRSQGLHRFTDPADGECYVYSHFQTTHARRAFACFDQPGLKASFHLSVTVPRGWKALSNSPVISRTTLPSGAVRYVFEPTVPLSTYHIALLAGPFVEAHATFSSSSGAVPLGLYCRRSLAPRLDSKGLFAQIKDGLRFFETNFGQPYPFSKLDVCFVPEFGAGAMENAGCITAVDDFLHGAQATRNAVQRRNAMLLHESAHMWFGNLVTLRWWDDLWLNEAFATWAALWAQNELGQFSDTWALFASTKKAWAYAQDGLPSTHPVIFAVEDIEEVQANFDHITYAKGAALIRQLVEYTGIEAFLTGLKSYFHRHSYATATSADLFVCLAETCDRDVLEWVDRWLHTTGPGLLRADFAVDNEGHFSRFRLLQAGPAPTHRPQRVAVGIYGGTGEGGALIRTAYAEVDLSGHAAEVPELVGKRCGMIVLPNEGDLGYCRVHLDSRSLNGLLAHMSELRDPLARSLCWASVWSMVQDASLSARDFLQMVVNGMLSESQSGVLQRVLRQARTVLTTYVSQEWAEEQGWPRFTAALMDGVRGARSTPDQRLICCRSLAEARLDPNLRATVRDWCAGTPLPNGLTLDEDLRWRLLAGLAAHGNTTLEQIDSDAHEGEPLAEKARRVRAYASFPAVGAKAAAWELAVLAEDVPATLARAAATGFAPPGQNEVLRPFAHRYFDDMPALWQRRPAELAGQLSRQLFPWWGEEEAVLSGAEHLLAADLPPALHRIVTEAHAEFRRAAALRRRDREQADSHI
- a CDS encoding helix-turn-helix transcriptional regulator yields the protein MLTSVDTDLIRVLADPLRLQIVNLLARETLCTTHLVEETGARQTNLSNHLKVLRDAGVVETEPCGRYVYYRLRPDIIESLADQFTKLAATARATAAAETKRACP
- a CDS encoding low molecular weight phosphatase family protein is translated as MSTSSPPLLPDPRLATSAARLTTRHAGHFSAETVQGLLADSYRRLAETARVTTHLVVLAERLAAERLDALAHVHSAPDSGLVRVLFVCSHNAGRSQLAATLLQQRAAGRVTVSSAGTHPAAEVEPHIAQVLTERGADVADAFPKPLTDEVVQAADIVITMGCGDACPVVPGRRYLDWPVADPDGAPIAVVRQIRDDIDAHITDLLTSLPA